The Lysobacter gummosus genome includes a region encoding these proteins:
- a CDS encoding MlaC/ttg2D family ABC transporter substrate-binding protein: protein MKRILIATVLASALIAGAPSLAFAQATAAPGQAAPAAGSPSAMVLANSTRILSTLESRRAEFSKNRAALSQFITTEFNTVFDRDYAARLVLGTHGRGASDAEVNQFADALTGSLMQRYGSALLDFNTRLQVRIKSETPLRGGAIVKVSSEFLRQGGEPIPVDYLLRKNGAQWKVFDVMVEGVSFVQTFRNQFDTPLSQKSISQVAADIKAGKLQAQASSN, encoded by the coding sequence ATGAAGCGCATCCTGATCGCCACCGTCCTCGCCTCGGCTCTGATCGCCGGCGCGCCCTCCCTCGCTTTCGCCCAGGCCACCGCGGCCCCGGGCCAGGCCGCGCCCGCCGCCGGTTCGCCCAGCGCGATGGTGCTGGCCAACAGCACCCGCATCCTGTCCACCCTGGAGTCGCGCCGCGCCGAGTTCAGCAAGAACCGCGCCGCGCTGAGCCAGTTCATCACCACCGAATTCAACACGGTCTTCGACCGCGACTACGCCGCACGCCTGGTTCTGGGCACCCACGGCCGCGGCGCGTCCGACGCCGAGGTGAACCAGTTCGCCGACGCCCTGACCGGCAGCCTGATGCAGCGCTACGGCTCGGCCCTGCTCGACTTCAACACCCGCCTGCAGGTCCGGATCAAGTCCGAGACCCCGCTGCGCGGCGGCGCCATCGTCAAGGTCTCCAGCGAGTTCCTGCGCCAGGGCGGCGAGCCGATTCCGGTGGACTACCTGCTGCGCAAGAACGGCGCGCAGTGGAAGGTGTTCGACGTGATGGTGGAAGGCGTCAGCTTCGTGCAGACCTTCCGCAATCAGTTCGACACCCCGCTCAGTCAGAAGTCGATCAGCCAGGTCGCCGCCGACATCAAGGCCGGCAAGCTGCAGGCCCAGGCGAGCAGCAACTGA
- the mlaD gene encoding outer membrane lipid asymmetry maintenance protein MlaD yields the protein MSVRSPRIEFAVGAFLLLALASLLVLAIASTNGKFGFGGDSYNIIAKFSTIGPLRPNAPVKIGGVTVGQVADISLDPVKYKSVVTLAINKRYTLSADTSAGILTSGLLGESYVGLSPGGDPENLKPGDEIFLTQPAVDLIQLVGKYMFSGGGAQGGNGGGAAAAKPADADVPDYLKGEAAPSDESKK from the coding sequence ATGTCCGTCCGCAGTCCCCGCATCGAATTCGCCGTAGGCGCGTTCCTGCTGCTCGCCCTGGCTTCGCTGCTGGTGTTGGCCATCGCCTCCACCAACGGCAAGTTCGGTTTCGGCGGCGATAGCTACAACATCATCGCCAAATTCAGCACGATCGGCCCGTTGCGCCCGAACGCGCCGGTCAAGATCGGTGGCGTGACCGTGGGCCAGGTGGCCGACATCTCGCTGGACCCGGTCAAGTACAAGTCGGTGGTGACCCTGGCCATCAACAAGCGCTACACCCTGTCCGCTGACACCTCGGCCGGGATCCTCACCAGCGGCCTGCTCGGCGAAAGCTATGTCGGCCTGTCCCCGGGCGGCGACCCGGAAAACCTCAAGCCCGGCGACGAGATCTTCCTGACCCAGCCGGCCGTCGATCTGATCCAGCTGGTCGGCAAGTACATGTTCAGCGGCGGCGGCGCACAAGGCGGCAATGGCGGCGGCGCGGCCGCAGCCAAGCCGGCCGACGCCGACGTTCCCGACTACCTCAAGGGCGAAGCCGCCCCCTCCGACGAGAGCAAGAAATGA
- a CDS encoding MlaE family lipid ABC transporter permease subunit, translating into MPLIEATRSLGRAGLFSLSVLRASKPTADFFRELIREIYKIGARSLPIIAVGGAFVGLSVTLLGYRALDTYGAANQVSAMLGLGLYRELGPVLTALLFIGRAGSSIAAELGLMRATDQITALGLMAIDPIGKAVAPRFWAAVLCVPLLTGFFCSLAITASYFESVHVIGIEAGTFWQVLKDSVDFYDDFLMAFVKSAVFGATAALVAAYVGYHAEPTIEGTSVATTRAVVNASLLVLMFNFVMSALLFK; encoded by the coding sequence ATGCCCTTGATCGAGGCCACCCGCTCGCTGGGCCGTGCCGGCCTGTTCTCGCTGTCGGTGCTGCGCGCGTCCAAACCGACCGCGGACTTCTTCCGCGAGCTGATCCGCGAAATCTACAAGATCGGCGCACGTTCGCTGCCGATCATCGCTGTTGGCGGCGCGTTCGTCGGCCTTTCCGTGACGTTGCTGGGCTATCGCGCGCTCGACACCTACGGCGCGGCCAATCAGGTCAGCGCGATGCTGGGCCTGGGCCTGTACCGCGAACTGGGGCCGGTGCTGACCGCGCTGCTGTTCATCGGCCGCGCCGGCAGCTCGATCGCGGCCGAACTGGGCCTGATGCGCGCGACCGACCAGATCACCGCGCTCGGCCTGATGGCGATCGACCCGATCGGCAAGGCGGTGGCGCCGCGGTTCTGGGCGGCGGTGCTGTGCGTGCCGCTGCTGACCGGGTTCTTCTGCAGCCTGGCTATCACCGCCAGCTACTTCGAGTCGGTGCACGTGATCGGCATCGAGGCCGGCACGTTCTGGCAGGTGCTCAAGGACAGCGTCGATTTCTATGACGACTTCCTGATGGCGTTCGTGAAGTCGGCGGTATTCGGCGCGACCGCGGCGCTGGTGGCGGCGTATGTGGGTTACCACGCCGAGCCGACCATCGAAGGCACTTCGGTGGCGACCACGCGCGCGGTGGTCAATGCTTCGCTGCTGGTGCTGATGTTCAACTTCGTGATGTCGGCGCTGCTGTTCAAGTAA
- a CDS encoding ABC transporter ATP-binding protein, protein MTTSSPIVRLTDLRLDRGGRSVLRGINLSVPSGSIVAVLGPSGSGKSTLLSALTGELAPAAGKVEVFGQQVPQNQRDLLELRKGIGVLLQGNGLLTDLTAAENVALPLRAHTRLPNALIRRLVLMKLHAVGLQAAADAYPRELSGGMARRVALARALALDPPLMIYDEPLTGLDPIASGVVMSLVRRLNDTLGLTSIVVTHHVHETLPVADHAIVIANGGIVFSGTPAELEHSTDPLVRQFLRGEPDGPIGFDAAPRTSEAA, encoded by the coding sequence ATGACGACGTCATCGCCCATCGTCCGCCTGACCGACCTGCGCCTGGATCGCGGCGGCCGCAGCGTGCTGCGCGGAATCAATCTGTCGGTGCCCAGCGGCAGCATCGTCGCGGTGCTGGGGCCGTCGGGCAGCGGCAAGTCCACGCTGCTGTCGGCGCTGACCGGCGAGCTCGCGCCGGCCGCGGGCAAGGTCGAGGTGTTCGGCCAGCAGGTGCCGCAGAACCAGCGCGACCTGCTCGAACTGCGCAAGGGTATCGGCGTGCTGCTGCAAGGCAACGGCCTGCTGACCGACCTCACCGCCGCCGAGAACGTGGCGCTGCCGCTGCGCGCCCACACCCGACTGCCCAATGCGCTGATCCGCCGCTTGGTGCTGATGAAGCTGCACGCGGTCGGCCTGCAGGCCGCCGCCGACGCCTACCCGCGCGAGCTGTCCGGCGGCATGGCCCGCCGCGTCGCCCTGGCGCGTGCGCTGGCGCTGGACCCGCCGCTGATGATCTACGACGAACCGCTGACCGGCCTGGACCCGATCGCCTCCGGCGTGGTCATGAGCCTGGTCCGCCGCCTCAACGACACCCTGGGCCTGACCAGCATCGTGGTCACCCACCACGTCCACGAAACCCTGCCGGTGGCCGACCACGCCATCGTCATCGCCAACGGCGGCATCGTGTTCTCGGGCACGCCGGCCGAGCTGGAACACAGCACCGACCCGCTGGTCCGCCAATTCCTGCGCGGCGAGCCCGACGGCCCGATCGGCTTCGATGCCGCGCCGCGCACTTCGGAGGCTGCTTGA
- the recC gene encoding exodeoxyribonuclease V subunit gamma, with amino-acid sequence MSARPDFRLYHSNALDVLAGMLAQELRAPAPGQALLTPDTVLIPQVAMRRWLQATLAQAHGIAANLEFLTPGEFVQRALEANETGAQAERGEDLDAAALHWRVYATLSQPAQLREPALAPLRAYLEGDDPIKAWSLSGELASLFEKYQAWRRDWLLAWDAGHERNDAQAALWRRVAAGRRYRARRIDDYLARFGADHGGPATIPRGLPPRLFAFATLNISPDVLRVIATQALAGTLHFYLPTPTRKYWGDLGTLAERLRQGEDAAFGEDDNPLLQAWGAAGRDFMAVLGGYEVVHPSGEIAAYADPEESRHDDPARDSLLQRLQRDLLHRRALPSVPWRAQLDRADASVQVHACHTRLREVQVLHDQLQALLDRDSPEGRRFDPPLQPREIAVLAPDIDPYAPHIAAVFGGLAGRPGFIPYALADVSPLAAEPLAEVFLRLLALPVSRFGLSEILDLLATAAIAEQAGLDSAGLDRLRLWLGDAGARWGIDAAHRSRHDAPGDDAYTWAFALDRLLIGHAAGGEEASHDMVAGIAPYAELEGASLDALDALIRLLRVLARFERGLAADLSPAQWSERLLGLLRALLPERPREAADQRTLERLRSLIERFASDAAHAGYDGAVPPEVVRAHFRAALAEADTRAPLLTGGVSFGRMVPMRLIPFRAICLLGMNDGDYPRRDPAGGLNRLAAELGTAARRHGDRSLRDDDRFLFLQLFAAASDTFYLSYLGADPRDGSQREPSTLVSELLDVIARYHADPARVRAQFTVREPLQPFAPAAFGADAGVGAEPEPRRFSYRGEWRPAVDAGARSQRLELGPWLDDPLPPDPPPADAGGHDGVIDYRDLRSFLRDPPSAFLRQRLGLKLPDEIDSADDVEPLVLPGPGLFRQQLQRAVFDDLLAGDGAIDRDRLQAALRARALLPSGPLGRRQLDALLGQVRPFADAFARWRSGEAQALAFDLDLGEAQLRGRLDDVYAGGLARLRFDTLHGPSQIAHGLDWLVLSALGDARPLAQFAQAADGPGPHLRPALSPPAAQAALRALLRLRDYGLRMPLPFLPRAGWLWYEAQAQDQDGRGHAGWNKAETQWHGSARSWGEASPAGVQLALRGRDPFLDPELGEQFRGIARLVFDAVVHGRDEDGGA; translated from the coding sequence ATGTCCGCGCGCCCCGATTTCCGTCTCTATCACTCCAATGCGCTGGACGTGCTGGCCGGAATGCTGGCGCAGGAACTGCGCGCGCCGGCGCCGGGACAGGCGCTGTTGACGCCGGACACCGTGCTGATTCCGCAGGTGGCGATGCGCCGCTGGCTGCAAGCGACGCTGGCGCAGGCGCACGGCATCGCCGCCAATCTGGAATTCCTCACCCCCGGCGAATTCGTGCAACGCGCGCTGGAGGCGAACGAAACCGGCGCCCAGGCCGAGCGCGGCGAAGACCTCGACGCCGCCGCCCTGCACTGGCGCGTCTACGCCACCTTGTCCCAGCCCGCGCAACTGCGCGAACCCGCGCTCGCGCCGCTGCGCGCCTACCTCGAAGGCGACGATCCGATCAAAGCCTGGTCGCTGTCGGGCGAACTGGCCTCGCTGTTCGAGAAATACCAGGCCTGGCGTCGCGACTGGCTGCTGGCCTGGGACGCCGGCCACGAGCGCAACGACGCGCAGGCCGCGCTGTGGCGCCGCGTCGCCGCCGGCCGCCGCTATCGCGCGCGCCGCATCGACGACTACCTCGCCCGCTTCGGCGCCGATCACGGCGGCCCGGCGACGATCCCGCGCGGCCTGCCGCCGCGGCTGTTCGCCTTCGCCACCCTCAACATCTCGCCCGACGTGCTGCGGGTGATCGCCACGCAAGCGCTGGCCGGCACCCTGCACTTCTATCTGCCCACGCCCACGCGCAAATACTGGGGCGATCTGGGCACCCTGGCCGAGCGCCTGCGCCAGGGCGAAGACGCCGCCTTCGGCGAGGACGACAACCCGCTGCTGCAGGCCTGGGGCGCGGCCGGGCGCGATTTCATGGCGGTGCTGGGCGGCTACGAAGTCGTGCATCCCTCCGGCGAAATCGCCGCCTACGCCGATCCGGAAGAAAGCCGCCACGACGACCCGGCGCGCGACAGCCTGCTGCAACGCCTGCAACGCGACCTGCTGCACCGGCGCGCGCTGCCGTCGGTGCCGTGGCGCGCGCAGCTCGACCGCGCCGACGCCAGCGTGCAAGTCCACGCCTGCCACACCCGCCTGCGCGAGGTGCAGGTGCTGCACGATCAACTGCAGGCGCTGCTCGATCGCGATTCGCCCGAAGGCCGCCGCTTCGATCCGCCGCTGCAGCCGCGCGAGATCGCGGTGCTGGCGCCCGACATCGATCCCTACGCGCCGCATATCGCGGCGGTGTTCGGCGGCTTGGCCGGGCGGCCGGGGTTCATTCCCTATGCGCTGGCCGACGTCAGCCCGCTCGCCGCCGAGCCGCTGGCGGAAGTGTTCCTGCGCCTGCTCGCGCTGCCGGTGTCGCGCTTCGGCCTCAGCGAGATTCTCGATCTGCTGGCGACCGCGGCGATCGCCGAGCAGGCCGGACTGGACAGCGCCGGCCTCGACCGCCTGCGCCTGTGGCTCGGCGACGCCGGCGCGCGCTGGGGCATCGACGCGGCCCATCGCAGCCGCCACGACGCGCCCGGCGACGATGCCTACACCTGGGCGTTCGCGCTCGACCGCCTGCTGATCGGCCACGCCGCCGGCGGCGAGGAGGCGAGCCACGACATGGTCGCCGGCATCGCCCCGTATGCCGAACTCGAAGGCGCCTCGCTCGACGCGCTCGACGCGCTGATCCGCCTGCTGCGCGTGCTGGCGCGTTTCGAACGTGGCCTGGCCGCCGACCTCTCCCCCGCGCAATGGTCCGAGCGCCTGCTCGGCCTGCTGCGCGCGCTGCTGCCCGAACGCCCGCGCGAGGCCGCCGATCAGCGCACGCTGGAACGCCTGCGCAGCCTGATCGAGCGCTTCGCCAGCGACGCCGCGCACGCCGGTTACGACGGCGCGGTGCCGCCGGAAGTGGTGCGCGCGCATTTCCGCGCCGCGCTGGCCGAGGCCGACACGCGCGCGCCGCTGCTCACCGGCGGCGTCAGCTTCGGCCGCATGGTGCCGATGCGGCTGATCCCGTTCCGCGCGATCTGCCTGCTCGGCATGAACGACGGCGACTATCCGCGCCGCGATCCGGCCGGCGGCCTCAACCGCCTCGCCGCCGAACTGGGCACCGCCGCGCGCCGCCACGGCGACCGTTCGCTGCGCGACGACGACCGCTTCTTGTTCCTGCAGTTGTTCGCCGCCGCCTCGGACACCTTCTATCTGAGCTACCTCGGCGCCGATCCGCGCGACGGCAGCCAGCGCGAGCCGTCCACGCTGGTGTCGGAGCTGCTCGACGTGATCGCGCGCTACCACGCCGACCCGGCGCGGGTGCGCGCGCAGTTCACCGTGCGCGAACCGCTGCAACCGTTCGCGCCGGCCGCGTTCGGCGCCGATGCCGGCGTAGGCGCCGAGCCGGAGCCGCGGCGTTTCAGCTATCGCGGCGAATGGCGCCCGGCGGTGGACGCCGGCGCGCGCTCGCAGCGGCTCGAACTGGGTCCGTGGCTCGACGATCCGCTGCCGCCGGACCCGCCGCCGGCCGATGCCGGCGGCCACGACGGCGTCATCGACTATCGCGATCTGCGCAGCTTCCTGCGCGATCCGCCCAGCGCCTTCCTGCGCCAACGGCTGGGCCTGAAACTGCCGGACGAAATCGACAGCGCGGACGATGTCGAACCGCTGGTGCTGCCCGGCCCGGGCCTGTTCCGCCAGCAATTGCAACGCGCCGTGTTCGACGATCTGCTGGCCGGCGACGGCGCGATTGATCGCGACCGTTTGCAGGCCGCGCTGCGCGCGCGCGCGCTGTTGCCGTCGGGTCCGCTCGGCCGGCGTCAGCTCGACGCCTTGCTCGGGCAGGTGCGGCCGTTCGCGGATGCGTTCGCGCGCTGGCGCAGCGGCGAGGCGCAGGCGTTGGCGTTCGATCTGGATCTGGGCGAAGCGCAGCTGCGCGGCCGGCTCGACGATGTCTATGCCGGCGGCTTGGCGCGATTGCGTTTCGACACCTTGCACGGGCCCTCGCAGATCGCCCACGGCCTGGACTGGCTGGTGCTGTCCGCGCTTGGCGACGCGCGCCCGCTGGCGCAGTTCGCGCAGGCCGCGGACGGCCCCGGGCCGCATCTGCGTCCGGCGTTGTCGCCGCCCGCCGCCCAGGCCGCGCTGCGCGCCTTGCTGCGATTGCGCGACTACGGCCTGCGCATGCCGCTGCCGTTCCTGCCGCGCGCCGGTTGGCTATGGTACGAAGCTCAAGCGCAGGACCAGGACGGCCGCGGTCACGCCGGCTGGAACAAGGCCGAAACGCAATGGCACGGCAGCGCCCGCAGTTGGGGCGAGGCCAGCCCGGCTGGCGTGCAACTGGCGCTGCGCGGGCGCGATCCGTTCCTGGACCCGGAACTGGGCGAACAATTCCGCGGCATCGCCCGGCTGGTGTTCGACGCGGTCGTGCACGGACGCGACGAGGACGGCGGCGCATGA
- the recB gene encoding exodeoxyribonuclease V subunit beta — MNLARDPFLDLPLDGLRLIEASAGTGKTYTLATLVARLVIERGLRVSEILAVTFTDAATQELRERLRRRLLLAARIAADDPALPADHDDAERAITRELVRAQAEQEGAAALRTRLQRAAREIDLAAVVTIHGFCARVLAEHALETGQAFAAPEMIGSERELLDEIALDLWRAFGSEATAAELLSLQWPGGPKSLASDLGALLRAPLLLPPAPAEAADPLPNLLHAADALRASFAQHGDDAFAALDAAIAGKVLNGNSYRANLPRDLWSALKQWSANGDAAQPLDERIEKLTPAALAAKTNKGKDAATPASPLFDAVAAYLDAAAQRDQWLAGQAVSLVHRIRDAARERLAELKRVRRVQSFDDLIGDVAAALEGPEGEILAQRLREQYAVALVDEFQDTDPRQWAIFQRVFAQRALFLIGDPKQAIYGFRGGDVHTYLTAAALADQAPPLDHNFRSRPSLLRAISALYAQAGETAFVDTRIAFREVQAGGAVADADLQRDGATAPALTVRALPAPEDGRKKPEWSAPESRDLAARACVAAIHGWLRDAREGRATIGARALLPADIAVLVRSHDEAARIQQALIAAGIPAVAAGRRSLFATAQAMEVLTLFDALLHPGDGGRLRAALATVLIGLDGAAIAQLAREDDLQRDWQLRALAWRERWQRHGPLALIADLCAEHAPRLLGLNDGERRLTNTLQLGETLQEADTRSLGLHGLRDWLRLRIAEADDSDEKQQLRLESDAHRVQILTLHKSKGLEFGLVFMPFVAIGREPRGGRWCEYPDPQRGRIMQLQTQVSDPRTPDWDSARERAAAEARAEDARLLYVGLTRARHALWIATGPLYLAPASPLRPMLADLDALASGHEGEIVIDAALPEPAPTPLPPLASGAVPPAREARRSVPRDWWVYSFTQLTNEDGGVAQAAQDERGAEDEPQTAAVALTPGDARYSGSRFGNVVHNALERVDFAAWREWTPERPAPDGAPDILAAAMRGEGYVEADIDDGLPLLTSLVGLTLTARMPEGARLCEIAEHQRRSEMEFHFALESAPVDALLATLHAHGWLRDRRAFGLRRRLEGLMTGKIDLVYAFEGRYYVLDYKTNRLPDYEPAQIERAMNESEYTLQSLIYTIALHRWLRFRLGEAYDYARDFGGVRYLFCRGLDPGDPAAGVHADKPARELVDAIDALFAGGRVAP; from the coding sequence ATGAACCTCGCACGCGATCCCTTCCTCGACCTGCCGCTGGACGGCCTGCGCCTGATCGAGGCCAGCGCCGGCACCGGCAAGACCTACACCTTGGCCACCTTAGTCGCGCGCCTGGTGATCGAACGCGGCCTGCGGGTCAGCGAAATCCTCGCGGTGACCTTCACCGACGCGGCCACGCAGGAACTGCGCGAGCGCCTGCGCCGTCGTTTGCTGCTGGCCGCGCGCATCGCCGCCGACGATCCGGCCCTGCCGGCCGATCACGACGACGCCGAACGCGCGATCACACGCGAACTGGTTCGCGCGCAAGCCGAACAAGAAGGCGCGGCCGCCTTGCGCACGCGCCTGCAGCGCGCCGCGCGTGAGATCGATCTAGCCGCCGTGGTTACCATCCATGGCTTCTGCGCGCGAGTGCTGGCCGAGCACGCGCTGGAAACCGGACAAGCCTTCGCCGCGCCGGAGATGATCGGCAGCGAGCGCGAACTGCTGGACGAAATCGCCCTGGACCTGTGGCGCGCGTTCGGCAGCGAGGCGACCGCGGCGGAATTGCTGTCGCTGCAATGGCCGGGCGGGCCGAAGTCGCTGGCCTCCGACCTGGGCGCGTTGCTGCGCGCGCCGCTGCTGTTGCCGCCAGCGCCGGCCGAAGCGGCCGATCCGCTGCCGAACCTGTTGCACGCCGCCGACGCGCTGCGCGCGAGCTTCGCCCAGCACGGCGACGACGCTTTCGCCGCGCTCGATGCCGCTATCGCCGGCAAGGTGCTCAACGGCAACAGCTACCGCGCGAATTTGCCGCGAGATCTGTGGTCGGCGTTGAAGCAGTGGAGCGCGAACGGCGACGCCGCGCAGCCGCTGGATGAGCGCATCGAGAAACTCACGCCGGCCGCGCTGGCCGCCAAGACCAACAAGGGCAAGGACGCGGCGACGCCGGCTTCGCCCTTGTTCGACGCGGTCGCGGCGTACCTGGACGCTGCGGCGCAGCGCGATCAATGGCTGGCGGGACAGGCGGTGAGCCTGGTGCACCGCATCCGCGATGCCGCGCGCGAACGCCTGGCCGAACTCAAGCGCGTGCGCCGGGTGCAGAGCTTCGACGATCTGATCGGCGATGTCGCCGCGGCGCTGGAAGGCCCCGAAGGCGAGATTCTGGCGCAGCGCTTGCGCGAGCAGTACGCGGTGGCGCTGGTGGACGAATTCCAGGACACCGATCCACGCCAGTGGGCGATCTTCCAGCGCGTTTTCGCGCAGCGCGCGCTGTTCCTGATCGGCGATCCCAAGCAGGCCATCTACGGCTTCCGCGGCGGCGACGTGCACACCTACCTGACCGCCGCCGCGCTGGCCGATCAGGCGCCGCCGCTGGATCACAACTTCCGCTCGCGGCCGTCGCTGCTGCGCGCGATCTCGGCCTTGTACGCGCAGGCCGGCGAGACCGCGTTCGTCGATACCCGCATCGCCTTCCGCGAAGTCCAGGCCGGCGGCGCGGTCGCCGACGCCGACCTGCAACGCGACGGCGCGACCGCGCCGGCCCTGACCGTGCGCGCGCTGCCGGCGCCCGAGGACGGCCGCAAGAAACCCGAATGGAGCGCGCCGGAATCGCGCGATCTGGCCGCGCGCGCCTGCGTCGCCGCGATCCACGGCTGGCTGCGCGATGCGCGCGAAGGCCGCGCGACCATCGGCGCGCGCGCGCTGCTGCCGGCCGACATCGCCGTGCTGGTGCGCAGCCACGACGAAGCCGCGCGCATCCAGCAGGCTCTGATCGCCGCCGGCATTCCGGCGGTGGCCGCCGGCCGGCGCAGCCTGTTCGCGACCGCGCAGGCGATGGAAGTGCTGACTCTGTTCGACGCGCTGCTGCATCCGGGCGACGGCGGCCGTCTGCGCGCGGCGCTGGCGACCGTGCTGATCGGCCTGGACGGCGCGGCGATCGCGCAACTGGCGCGCGAGGACGACCTGCAGCGCGACTGGCAACTGCGCGCGCTGGCCTGGCGCGAACGCTGGCAGCGCCACGGCCCGCTCGCGCTCATCGCCGACCTGTGCGCCGAACACGCGCCGCGTCTGCTCGGCTTGAACGACGGCGAGCGGCGCCTGACCAACACGCTGCAACTGGGCGAAACCCTGCAGGAAGCCGATACCCGTTCGCTGGGCCTGCACGGCTTGCGCGACTGGCTGCGACTGCGCATCGCCGAGGCCGACGACAGCGACGAGAAACAGCAACTGCGATTGGAATCCGATGCGCACCGCGTGCAGATCCTGACCCTGCACAAGAGCAAGGGCCTGGAGTTCGGCCTGGTGTTCATGCCCTTCGTCGCGATCGGCCGCGAGCCGCGCGGCGGGCGCTGGTGCGAATACCCCGATCCGCAGCGCGGCCGGATCATGCAGTTGCAGACGCAGGTGTCCGATCCGCGCACGCCCGATTGGGACAGCGCGCGCGAACGCGCCGCCGCCGAGGCGCGCGCCGAAGACGCGCGCCTGCTCTACGTCGGCCTGACCCGCGCCCGGCATGCGCTGTGGATCGCGACCGGGCCTCTGTATCTGGCCCCGGCCTCGCCGTTGCGGCCGATGCTGGCCGACCTGGACGCGCTCGCGAGCGGACACGAGGGCGAGATCGTCATCGACGCCGCGCTGCCCGAACCCGCGCCGACGCCGTTGCCGCCGCTGGCCAGCGGCGCGGTGCCGCCGGCGCGCGAAGCGCGGCGTTCGGTGCCGCGCGACTGGTGGGTCTACAGCTTCACCCAATTGACCAACGAAGACGGCGGCGTCGCCCAGGCCGCGCAGGACGAGCGCGGCGCCGAAGACGAACCGCAGACCGCGGCGGTGGCGTTGACGCCGGGCGATGCGCGCTACTCCGGCAGCCGCTTCGGCAATGTCGTGCACAACGCCCTGGAGCGCGTGGATTTCGCCGCCTGGCGCGAGTGGACGCCGGAGCGGCCGGCGCCCGACGGCGCGCCGGATATCCTGGCCGCGGCGATGCGCGGCGAAGGCTATGTCGAAGCCGACATCGACGACGGCCTGCCGCTGCTGACGTCGCTGGTCGGCCTGACCCTGACCGCGCGCATGCCCGAAGGCGCGCGATTGTGCGAAATCGCCGAGCACCAGCGCCGCAGCGAAATGGAATTCCACTTCGCCCTGGAATCGGCGCCGGTCGATGCGCTGCTGGCGACCTTGCACGCGCACGGCTGGCTGCGCGATCGCCGCGCCTTCGGTCTGCGCCGCCGCCTGGAAGGGTTGATGACCGGCAAGATCGACCTGGTCTACGCCTTCGAAGGCCGCTATTACGTGCTCGACTACAAGACCAACCGACTGCCCGACTACGAGCCGGCGCAGATCGAGCGGGCCATGAACGAGAGCGAATACACCTTGCAGTCGCTGATCTACACCATCGCTCTGCATCGCTGGCTGCGCTTCAGACTCGGCGAGGCCTACGACTACGCGCGCGATTTCGGCGGCGTGCGCTATCTGTTCTGCCGCGGCCTGGATCCGGGCGACCCGGCCGCGGGCGTGCACGCGGACAAACCCGCGCGCGAACTCGTCGACGCCATCGATGCCTTGTTCGCCGGCGGCAGGGTCGCGCCATGA